The following proteins come from a genomic window of Oncorhynchus mykiss isolate Arlee chromosome 19, USDA_OmykA_1.1, whole genome shotgun sequence:
- the LOC110498326 gene encoding ankyrin repeat domain-containing protein 6 has product MSDREAVQAHVLLSSQGHQTALHRAAMVGNSDIIDGLIKGGCALDLQDKDGNTALHEVSWHGFCQSVKLLVKAGADVHARNKAGNTALHLACQNANAQSAHVLLLGGSRPDIKNNVGDTCLHVAARYNHLAMIKILVGALCSVTEKNQLGDTALHVAAALNHKKTVQLLLEAGTDGNARNNAGKTALDKARDYNHKDVSLLLARAPQVHCFTRERMVRKKRDRLKAERRTQSVTREEILPNKDSGYMAEASHGSERRASRAGLPHHHHHRLHYSKTSVTPTSPYHRRRRHKLFKEQALAEDTPRRRMNGHPELHRKSRLCTHDEAPPPHNGKTYQLYTLYRDKDGNVKQAPANGCHCKPLIKRLEGELNATKEEMRTQMLTVQEQVYSRLGRMDRKSIHQACLLPVNSNQLCCTHGFFCLIQKDKLQIQPVNLHSNLCGHLCGNDMNDIQMIAAVRRCVDQIKVLDMLTQERVAAERMECLYRLDQTAAQGREEAQRRQQAAATQELKRWCMTQIQDMDLHLPAHPQYYKLLPSPSVEQSVGDDGDSECLPLLSVFSGDSNSSLANYVNLLSCPSPSPSITHNAPHSPAMEQGQGQGSGRKYFELKLDRSPDDDQNTTLLPLLAQRHHPGILLSSTATRCQHPELLDNHIPGLIWDGCSSSVSSSQSPTSNWKQGRGQDSHGWHHKKHLRDRIRTRGLMRPPSVGTRTLEFFMDRPPEPTFSQERNNLHAMEVTQRFFETVSTQLECWYERKIQDAKRQAELRAQQDRAELLQRIRSLEEELEQLRMTNGSTDS; this is encoded by the exons ATGAGTGACAGGGAGGCAGTCCAGGCCCATGTCCTTCTGTCATCACAGGGCCACCAGACAGCCCTCCACCGAGCAGCCATGGTGGGGAACAGTGATATCATAGACGGACTCATCAAGGGAGGCTGCGCTCTAGACCTGCAGGACAAG GACGGCAACACGGCGCTCCATGAGGTCTCATGGCATGGCTTCTGTCAGTCAGTCAAACTGTTGGTCAAGGCTGGAGCTGACGTTCACGCCAGGAACAAG GCAGGAAACACAGCTCTCCACCTGGCCTGTCAGAATGCCAATGCTCAGAGCGCCCACGTGCTGCTGCTGGGAGGCTCCAGACCAGACATCAAGAACAATGTGGGGGACACCTGTTTGCATGTGGCAGCACGCTACAATCACCTGGCCATGATCAAGATTCTGGTGGGCGCCTTATGCTCTGTTACGGAGAAAAACCAG CTAGGGGACACTGCTCTCCATGTGGCGGCTGCCCTAAACCACAAGAAAACTGTTCAGCTCCTCCTGGAGGCAGGGACTGACGGCAACGCACGAAACAAC GCAGGGAAGACTGCCCTGGACAAGGCCAGAGACTACAACCACAAAGACGTGTCTCTCCTGCTGGCCAGAGCTCCTCAG GTTCACTGTTTCACTAGAGAAAGGATGGTGAGGAAGAAAAGGGACCGGCTGAAGGCAGAACGCAGAACCCAGTCTGTCACTAGAGAAGAAATTCTGCCCAACAAG GACAGTGGGTACATGGCTGAGGCGTCTCACGGTAGTGAGCGTAGGGCCAGCAGAGCAGGGCTGcctcaccatcatcaccaccgcCTTCACTACAGTAAAACATCAGTCACCCCAACCAGCCCTTACCACAGAAGGAGAAGACATAAGCTTTTCAAAGAACAG GCCTTGGCAGAGGATACTCCGAGAAGAAGAATGAATGGCCATCCCGAACTCCACAGGAAGAGCAGACTGTGTACACATGATGAAGCCCCTCCGCCTCACAACGGCAAAACCTATCAGCTATACACCCTGTACCGCGACAAGGACGGCAATGTCAAACAG GCCCCAGCCAATGGCTGCCACTGTAAGCCCCTGATCAAGAGGCTAGAGGGAGAGCTGAACGCCACTAAAGAGGAGATGAGGACACAGATGCTGACGGTTCAGGAGCAAGTCTATTCTAGGCTTGGGAGGATGGACCGCAAGAGCATACACCAGGCCTGTCTGCTACCAGTCAATTCAAATCAACTTTGTTGTACACATGGCTTTTTCTGTCTCATACAGAAAGACAAACTGCAAATACAGCCTGTAAACCTCCACTCGAATTTGTGTGGACATTTGTGTGGAAATGACATGAATGACATACAGAT GATAGCTGCTGTTCGGCGTTGTGTTGATCAGATCAAAGTGCTGGACATGTTGACCCAGGAGAGGGTGGCAGCAGAGAGGATGGAGTGTCTCTACAGGTTGGACCAGACAGCTGCccagggcagagaggaggcacagaggagacag CAGGCAGCAGCAACCCAGGAGTTGAAGAGGTGGTGCATGACTCAGATCCAGGATATGGACCTCCACCTCCCAGCCCACCCCCAGTACTACAAGCTGCTCCCCTCTCCGTCTGTGGAGCAGTCTGTGGGGGACGATGGAGACTCAGAGTGCCTCCCCCTGCTCTCTGTCTTCTCTGGGGACAGCAACAGCTCTCTGGCTAACTACGTCAACCTGCTGTCATGCCCTTCACCCTCGCCTTCAATCACCCACAATGCGCCACACAGTCCGGCAATGGAGCAGGGCCAGGGTCAGGGGTCGGGCAGGAAGTACTTTGAGCTGAAGCTGGACAGATCACCAG ATGACGACCAGAACACTACTCTTCTCCCTCTGCTAGCTCAACGCCATCACCCAGGAATCCTCCTGAGCTCTACCGCCACCCGGTGTCAGCATCCAGAACTGCTCGACAATCACATTCCGGGGCTGATCTGGGATGGCTGCTCCAGCAGTGTCAGCAGCAGCCAGTCTCCCACCAGCAACTGGAAGCAGGGCCGGGGCCAGGACAGCCATGGCTGGCACCACAAGAAGCACCTCCGTGACCGGATCAGGACGCGCGGCCTGATGAGACCACCCAGTGTCGGGACCAGGACCCTAGAGTTCTTCATGGACAGACCCCCTGAGCCCACATTCAGTCAGGAGAGAAACAACCTACACGCCATGGAG GTGACCCAGAGGTTCTTTGAGACAGTGTCCACTCAGCTGGAGTGCTGGTATGAGAGGAAGATCCAGGATGCCAAGCGGCAGGCAGAGCTCAGGGCACAGCAGGACAGGGCCGAACTCCTGCAGCGAATTAGAAGCCTGGAGGAGGAGCTTGAACAGCTCAGGATGACCAATGGGAGCACAGACAGTTGA